ATTTAATGACACTCGGGCGAGTGGCGGAATTGGCAGACGCGCTGGCTTCAGGTGCCAGTGTCCTTTTACGGACGTGGGGGTTCAAGTCCCCCTTCGCCCACAAAACACCCCGGAGCTTCAGGTAAACACAGCTCCGGGTTTTTTCTCACTTGATGCTGTTAAGGCTTCTGTAATTGGGGATTGAAAGCCCCTACGGTGTGACTAGCCGACATCGTCGTATGCTCGACCTCTTTTCTCTGTTGTGGAAAAGTAGCAGTTTTGCTTCCACTATCTCTTTGCATCGAGACAACTCTGGCTACAGGGACCTAAAACATGAGGTAATACCTATGGCTGGCTGATGGGATCTTTCTTAGAGGAATGTTTAGATACCTATTCCTAAATGGCTTGTAAAGCCAAATCTTACACCCGAATGAGGTTAACACCTTTACAGAAAATGTAAAAATGTTAATTTCGGGTTATGGCTATTGATACAAGAAAAACTTCTATTCCTTTGCCGCCCATGACTGCAACATTATGGGGAACCCCAGATGAAGCGAAGCCTCTATCTCCAAGTATCAAGAAGCTACTGGGAAAACTTCTGAACGCATCCGCAGAGAATGTTGCGCACCCCTTAGAGGATGAGATTCAAATTCAACCTTCGCAGATTAATCCAGACGATCTTGCTGATCTGAAGAAGATTGTTGGAGATCAATTCGTTACTACTGAAAAACGGCATAGATTGCGGAGGTCTAGAGGAAAGTCTTATCCAGATCTTTTGGATATGCGTTCCGGAAAAGAACTCGATTCCCCTGATGCAGTGGTGGCACCAGGAACAGAGCAAGAAGTGTTGGAGATTCTAAAACTCTGTTCAAAGAAAAAAATTGCTGTGGTACCTTTTGGCGGAGGGACAAGTGTTGTAGGAGGGGTTAATCCACTTCGGGGAAAATTTTCTGCCCTGATTTCACTTGATCTGCTGAGATTCAATCAACTCGAGGATGTTGATTCTCTTTCAATGGAAGCAACTTTGGGGGCAGGTCTTTCTGGACCTCATGCAGAGATCCTCTTAGAGAATTACGGAATGCAATTGGGCCATTATCCACAGTCCTTTCCCTACGCGTCGATTGGGGGTTACGCCGCAACTCGTTCTTCCGGCCAGTCTTCCGCAGGATATGGAAGGTTCGACGAAATGGTTCGCGGCTTAACAATTGTGACACCACAAGGGATTAACCATGTTGGGCATAATGCGCCAAAATCAGCTGCTGGTCCCGATCTCCGCGGTCTATTTCTGGGCTCGGAAGGGGTATTCGGGATCATCACTAAAGTTCGAGTTCAGGTACATAAAATTCCGGAATGCAAGCGATACGAAGCTTTCAGTTTTAAAGATTTCCACTCTGGTGTTGCTGCTATCCGGCAGGCAGTCCAAACAGGAACTGGCCCTACAGTTATCCGTCTATCTGATGAGATGGAGTCGAGTGTAAATCTCACATCAACAGATTCCATCGGGGAATCAGACTCAAAACAAAAGGGTTGTTTATGTCTCACAATGTATGAAGGGACTTCCGAACATGCAAGCTCACGCCACGAGGAGACAAGAAACCTTTTGCTTTCTCTGGGCGGGAAATCACTAGGTGAAAATCCAGTCAGACAATGGGAACAAGGAAGGTTTGGAGCACCAGTTCTCCGGGATGGCCTATTGGATAACGGTGCTGTATGCGAAACTTTGGAAACTGCCACGGATTGGAGCAATGTTATTTCTCTGAAAAAGGCAGTAACTAAAGCTATTGGTGACCGTTTAGCTAACACGGGTACTCCGGTATTGATTATGTGTCACGTATCACATATCTATGACGGGGGTTGTTCTCTTTATTTCACAATTATCGCAGGGCAAAGTGAAGATAATCCAGAAGAACAATGGTGGAATACAAAAAAGGCGGTATGTAGAGCAATTGTGGCCAATGGTGGCACCATCAGCCATCATCACGCCGTTGGGGCAGATCATCGTGAGTACCTACCCCACGAAATCGGAGACACCAATATTTCGCTTTTGAGAGCTATCAAAAACCACCTTGATCCCGTGGGAATTCTTAATCCTGCCAAACTCATATAAGTAATTAAGGACATACGCCATGTTCGCAAACTCGGAGTCGTATCCTCTCAGAACTGTAGAAATTTCTCGTGTGGCCTTGCTTACCAACCCCAAAGCTGGAAAGGGAAATGCATCTAGAGCAGCTGAAATAGCCAGGCAGACACTAACCCGCACAGGTGTAGATGTCGTCGGTATATCGGGGTCTTCGGCTGCTGCATCCCGTCAGCTTGCCAAAGAGATGATTGCTGATCCAGATATTGATGCTCTTGTAGTTTGCGGTGGTGATGGACTTATCAACCTTGCGCTCCAAGCGCATTCCTACTCAAACAAACCTATCGGAATAATTCCTTCAGGTACCGGCAATGACACCGCCCGAGCACTCGGAATATCTCTGGATCCGAGACGAGCAGCGCTTACTGTTGTACGTGGGTTTACCAGCACCTGCGACTTAGGGAAACTGCGCGATGTCCATGCTAAAGAACGATATTTCGGAACTATCGCATGTGCTGGCTTTGATTCTTTAGTCTCCGATCGGGCCAATACGTTAGCCTGGCCGCACGGGAAAGCACGGTATAACCTTGCGATGCTCGTGGAATTTAGCAAGTTTCATGCTATCCCAGCCAAAATATATCTCGATGACAAAGAATGCATCGATGATGATGTAACCCTTTGTTCTATAGGTAACACCACTACTTACGGTGGCGGCATGATGGCATGTCCCCACGCAGATCACCATGATGGACTCTTTGATGTCACTGTTATTCACCGAATAAATCGTCGAAAAGCTGCCAGAAACGTGAGGAGATTCTTCACAGGAGAATTTGAGGGTTTTCCGGAAGCTACTTTGCATCGGGCTAAGAAAGTAGAAATACATATGCCCGGAATAAATATTTATGCAGATGGAGATCGAATGTTTTCCTCTCCGGTCACAGCCGAAATAGCACCAGCGGCTGGCTGTTTTATAGTTCCTCGGCCTTAGCCACAGCCCCTTTTGGAGAAGCACATGTCTAATTTATCAGATTTACACTCAACTAAAAGAACCATCCAACGTCGACGGCTGTGGATTCGTAGTTCCATCATAATAGTACTGGTAGCGCCGCTTTTGGTAGCAGCAGCATGGATGTGGTCGATGTGGGATCCTTCTCACTACCTTTCAGAAGTAAAACTGGCGGTGGTTAATGAAGATCTCGGTACTCAGCAGGACGGAAAACAAGTCAGTTATGGTGCGGACGTAGTCAAAGGACTGTTGGAAACTGATTACCTCAATTTTACCGTGGAAAATTCATCAAACGCCGATAAAGGGTTAAGAACAGGTGAGTATATGGCGGTCCTATCTATACCTAAGAATTTTTCCTCCGATATTGCCACAGTAGTAAATTCACATCCGAAGCAACCTGAAGTTATAATATCATATAATGACCATTACGGGACAAATACTCCATTATTAACATCAGGGTTAATTCCGGGAATCCAGCAAGGGATTCAAATGGGCATTTCTCAGGGCTACGGTGCACAAATACTGGATGGCCTGAATAAACTTGGATCAGGGTTAAATGCTGCTTCAGAAGGAGCGAAGCAACTTGATGATGGGATGGGCCAGTTAAAAGATGGTACAGCGCAGGGCGTAGATGGCACACGTCAGCTCAAAGACGGAACTGAGCAGTTATTAAATGGCGCTGTTCAACTAGATGATGGGATGTCTCAATTGCTGGATGGTACGGGCAAACTTGGAACAGGGGCATCTCAAATCGATGAAGGAGTAGGTCAACTTACAGGAACTCTTATTCCTTTGTTACGACAAGTAGGTTCTGTTGTATCTGGTATAACACCCGTTATTAACCAATTAGAAAATTTGGGTCTTCATTCCCAGGCGCAAGAACTGCGGAACAGTATTTCAGCACTTGATAACAGTAGTCCAGATGCGTTATCCAACCAGTTACAAAAGCTAAAAAGTGGTACCGCCGAAATGAGCTATAATCTAAATGATCCTAGGGCACCGTATTTATCTGGGGTATTACAGCTTAAAAACGGTACTAGTCAGTTAAAGGATGGTGCTAATCAGTTAGATGATGGCATGAGCCAAATGAAAGACGGTTCGTTTTTACTTGATGATGGTGCTCGGCAATTAAAAGAAGGAACAAACCAGTTAAGAAAGGGACTGTCTGAGGGGGCGCAACAAGCTCCTAAAATTGAGGATATAGAGTCTTCTTCCCACCAGATTGCGGTCCCAGTAGGTTACGTCCAGGATTACCGACATCCGGTACAAACTCTGCAAGATTTAAATAACCCAACGTCGAAGGTTTTGTCTGAGGGTGTCACTATGATTCTCATATTAGTCTTCGGCTTTTTAGCCATGGCCCTTTCTAGTATGCTAACTCCACATCTGTTAGGAAGTCGGAAGCACCGTGGGTTTATCAGGCCTGTTCTCGCCGGATTTGGCTTATTGGCAGCTGTAAATCTCGCTATTCTGACTTTACTAACATGGGCTGGTAGCGCTGCAAGCTTCAGTATTGATTCTCCGTTGGGATTTGGCGTTGCAATCATCTTGATAGCCTCAAATGGTACTGCTTGTTTCCAGATGTTACGCATAGTTTTTGGTCAATTGGTTGGCGCTAGTCTAGCGTTGGGATATTTTGCTTACGGAGTCTTTTGTTTTGGCGGCGTATGGCCCACGCAGTTAACCCCTGCTCCTTTGAAAGCATTGCATTACCTCCATCCGATGAGCTACGCGCGAGATATTTATGTGCGTTCAGTGGATTCTAATTTTGATGGTACTTTCTATCGTGCAGTACTTGTGCTTATTATTAGTACACTATGCTTCCTTGGTGTTTCTATTTGTGCCCGAATGGTCAAAACAATGAGAAATAACAAGTGGGAGTCCGAAAATCATGTAGATCATATAATTCAGGAGAGATATAACTATGTCTAGTCCCTCTAATCCCATCGGTTTAATTTCTGGTGTAGCTAAAGACAATATCGAATGGAACCACGGTTGTGACAAAGTGGAATCTTCGATTTTGGCTTCTGCTAAAAGACTGATAATTGAGCGTGGGGTTCAGGGAACTTCAATGGCAGCTATTGCTCGGGACGCGGGAATTTCCCGCCCGACACTTTATGCCCGCTATGAAAATCGGGACGCCATTGTCCGACAACTATTAAACAATGAAATAGTGGGACTACTAGATGCAGTTTTCCCAATTCCGACTACTTTAGAGGATTTTATTAATCAAATAATTCAGGTAGCGGAAAAGGCTATAGGAAGCAAGTTTTTGAAAGCAATAGTTTCTCATGATCCGGAGGCTCTTGTCACTTATCAGTACGCGCGCTTAGGCAGATCGCAGCTGACTTTAATAAGATTTATTAAGAATATCATACTGAAATTACAACAGGATAATAATATTAGTCAGGAAAAAATCTGCAAAGATGATCCAGAAGTCTTAGCCACTTTTGTTCTATCAACTACCCAAGCTGTGGCTTTGCAGTCGACGGCTTTGGAACCGCATCTAGCTGGAAGAACTACATGGAAAATTGAGCTTTCTAAAATTTTGAAAGGATATTTATCAAATGTATGAGACAATTAGTCTAGAAAGCGCCTTGAATCGCAATCGTCGAGAAAGAGAAATTTCTGAATTATCGGATTCAAATAACGATATTGTAGATTTAGTAGTAATCGGAGGGGGCATCACAGGAGTTGGCGTGGCTTTAGATGCTGCCTCAAGGGGGCTCAAAACTGTATTGTTCGAAAAGCATGATCTGGCTTTCGGCACCTCTAGATGGTCGTCGAAATTGGCTCATGGGGGCTTGCGTTATCTAGCAAAAGGGGAAGTATCGATTGCGCATCATTCCGCAGTCGAAAGAGGGATCCTCATGGAGCGTAATGCTCCGCATCTGGTGTCTTCTCTACCTCAGGTAACTGCATTAGCAGCTGACACCAATTTGCTGCAGAAGTTAGCAGTGAGAGCTGGATATCTCGCGGGAGATGTGCTGAGAATTACAGCGGGTACAAAGTCATCTACTCTGCCTAGGTCAAAGTTTGTTTCTCCGAGACACGCTCTGGAGTTGTGTCCTCAAATCCTACGGAATCGTCTTCGAGGAGCTTGGGTTAATTTTGACGGTCAAATGGTGGATGATGCTCGATTGGTTACTGCGGTAGCTCGGACGGCGGCCGAAAAAGGTGCGTCAATCTTGACTTATTGTGAAGTAGTCGAGGCAACTGGTGATTGTGTTAAAGTACGCGATCGGATAAAGAATGTGGAGTTCGTGGTCCGTGCTCGGTCAGTGATTAGTGCTATAGGAGTTTGGGCGCAGAGTTTAGATTCAACGATTAAAGTGCGCCCAGCTCGGGGAACTCATCTAGTTTTTGATGCGACATTATTTGGTAATCCAGTTGGCGCAATGACGGTACCTCTTGAAGGTTCTATTTCACGATATCTCTTTGTCCTTCCGGAACAACATGGTCGTTGTTATTTAGGATTGACTGACGAAGACAACCCAGGGGAAATACCCGATGTTCCGCCTACCCCAGAGGAAGATATTGATTTCCTTATCCGCGGGATAAACCGAGCTCTCGAAGTAAAGATCGAGCGCAAAGACGTAAAAGCTGCGTTTACTGGGCTAAGACCCTTAATCGAAAGTGCTAACGGTGGGGGCAGTACTGCTGATCTATCACGACGGCATGCGATTCTTGAGGCCAAAGATGGGTTGATTTCAATAACTGGTGGCAAATTTACCGAATATCGGCTAATGGCTGAAGAAGTGGTAGATCGTGCGGTTAAATCACGAGGACTTCAGGCTAGTTCTTGTAGGACAAGGAACCTTCCATTGGTTGGTGCTCCTAACCACCCACTCTACGAACATGTCCAGAAAGAGCAACTTTCTGGATTACCCACTTGCATTGTTCGACGTTTCGGTAATGAAGCACCCGCAGTGGTTTCAGTAGCAAAGATAAAGCGACCGTGCGATTTATTAGATGGTGTACCAGATGTTACAAGAGCGGAGATTAGCTTTGCTATTACCCATGAGGGTGCGTTAACGGTAGATGACATCCTTGATCGAAGAACGCGGATTGGTTTGGTGGCAGAAGATCGCGTGCAAGTTGAAGAAGAGATCTCAGAAATATTCAACGAAGTTATGCAGCAAATGTGACTCTGGTTTTGATGTAGAGAGGAAGAGAAATGAGTTCTCCTGAAGTTAGAGCAGTGATAGGGAAACTAGGAGTATGGGCCCAGGTCAACCATCCTGTTACTACAGCAAATTTGATGCGTAGATTGACATCATCAAAATCACACAAGCATCATTCGCATCAAAATATTTCAGTTGAAGAGAGAAGAACAGGGCTAGACGTTGCTGCCAAGGCTGCGGGGATACCCCAACAAGTTCCTCCTGAGGATCGCCTCAATGGCATTGCCTTGGCTAACCGAGCGGCTCGAATCCCAGGAACTATTTAATCTTGCAGAAGAAGGCAATTATCATGAATAATACCCGATTTTTGAAGTTCTTTGCCTCGGCCGTAACATTAACATCCATTTTTTGTTTGTTTACCCCTACCGCGAAAAGTGTGGAATTATCCAGCCCGCTGATCTCACTCGATGATTATTTGGCAAGCATACCCAGTGTTCAAGAAGACATTACGCCACGTCTAAGCCCACAAGTTTCCGGTATTTCCACCGAATTAGGTACTACCGGTTTTCGGGTGACTGCCCCGTTCAATAGTGAACCCGGCCCTATCCGTAAAACCTTTGGTCAACCCGGCAAGCATCAGGTAGCCAGTACTGCGGTAACCCAGGGTTGCGGTCCCTTTTATCGTTTTTACAACGAGGTGCTGCGTTTTAACCATGCAGTTAATGATCCAGCGGAGTGTTATCGAACAGCCCCTGAGGGAAATCTTCCTGCTCTAGGCTACCAATTTATATACCCCACTGATCTCCAGCCCGGAACTAGAGTTCCGGTGATAATATTGAGTCCTGGAATTGGGGTCGAACCAGGATTTATGCAACGACATGCGGAATTCTATGCTTCCCACGGGTATGTTGTAGCTCTTGGTTATTCCCTCCTTAATTGGTTTGGGGCGCAAATGTCACTTGCGGCAGCTGCAGCTCATTTAGCTGACCAGGATTTGGAAAGCCCTATATATAACCACGTAGATTTTTCAAGGGTAGTTTTGGTAGGTCATTCTGCAGGCGGCGGATCGGCTCTGAGGATGTCTGGGCTAATGGGTGATTTTCTGCACCAAATTGGGCGTGAAGATGCCCAGATTCGAGGAGTAATTGGTATTAATCCAGGCCCTGCAGATTTTTCCTTGGCCTCGCCGCCTTCTGCAGTTCCTACACTGGTGCTGCCAGCTGAACATGAAACCTTGGTTCCTCATCCCTTATCCCGCATTGCCTTTGATAAAGCCGTCGGTCCGAAATGGTGGGCAGTAGTTCGAGGTGCTGAACATGGCGTCTATTTGGACTCTCCTGGAAAGTCTATCTATGATTCTTTAGTAGTTGCATTCTCTAACTACGTCAATGTGGGAGATCCTGAATCTACTAGCATATTTGAAGGATCTGATTATCGTCTCGCGAAAGACCCCGAGCTAATTGGAGTAGAAAAATACTAAAGGTAATTTATCTTTAATATTCGGTAGATCTACCCCTTCGATAAGAAATAAGATAGAGAAAATTTTATATAAAAAATTATATTGAGTATATTCTCTATCTTTTCGCATTTTAACGACGATATTATCTTGCCTGAGGCAGCAGTGTTGTAGGAATCTACGTATTTTAAATATTGCAAAATTAAACCTTATTAAAAATAAATAGATTACTATTTTTCATACATTGTGTAGTCTCGAAGAATATGTGCAGTTTTTCTCCCCCATTCACTGTTTTTTGTTCTTTCTTGATGTTTCTTAAATGATTTCTGATCAACGAACTGCTCCGAGACTTCCCAGGTCAGTCCATCAGAAAGTTCACGAACTATGAACTTTAAGCAGCCAGGTTCTTGTCGAGAAGCGATTATATGGCCAGGCAAGTATTTAAGAATCAACTCTGTTTCGTCAGAATTTTTACATCGCAAATATCCAGTCAGAATTATGGATTTTCTAGTCACGTTGCTATTTTACATTGATTGATACTTTGTAGATGGGCTTATCCCGAGAACGGAGAATATTCCGTCCATTCATTGACGAGTTCGGGCAAAATAGAAAGTGTGAAGATTAAATTCGGATTAGGACTAGATGGTGCGGCATGGAGCTCTCAAGGATCCTTGGGAAGCATCGTAGCTGGACCGAAAGCAATGACTGATGTTTTGTCAACACGTCTAGGAATTCGAAGGCCGGTCAGTACGCCCTTGGACCGGACTATTGCCATGGAAAAGTCCCTTAAAGATATTCTCCGACCGGGGATGTGGGCCTATCAATCCTTTAGCGTAGATCCCTATGGGGTGGCGTCTCAGCTGCTAGATTGGCGTGATGAACTGGTTGCGGCGGGGCTAGATCTTAAGGATCCTCGCTTAGCTGAAGGCTCTCAGCGCCTTCAGCTCCTACACCACGTGGAGCTTCATCAGAAACTTCTTCCTGGGGAGTCGGATCTTTTGTCCGACGTTGCCCAGACGCTGAGCCAGCGACTAGAGCAGCACTGGCCGCTGGGGATAGAAGATGTTATCAGTTTAGAACCGATTTCCAGTATGCCGTGGATTTGGCAAAAAATTTTGCAGCAGTTAGGGGCTCATGAAGACTGCGTCGAGCTGAAGACTATTAGTGATCTCCCGGAGCTAGAGATTATCAGCGGGGACCATGAATACGCAGTAGCTGATGTAGTCGTCGGAGAAATCAAGGGGACAGAAGAACCCCTCCAGCTATTGGTTGGAGGGCCTACAGATACGCTCGACGCCGAATTGCGTCGCGCAGGATTGCCGAGTATTGGGGTGGGTGAGTATTGCCCCGGCGGTGACCAAGTTTTGGGATCCTTTGTACAACTCGTAACGGCGGATGATCCAGTTCCAGCCCTGGTGGATCTCTTAACTCTCCGGGTAGCCGGTCAGCGGATATGGCCAGACAGCATTAATAAATTCCTAGTGCGAGCGCTCATGCGAAACTACGGTTGCGGTGCTGAGTGGCATCGAGCACTGGAAGAATTGGCAGACAATGAGGATTATGCTCAGGCCGTTGCCTTCTTCAGCACATATATTTGGGATTCCCCGTTACGCTTGGTGAGTTCGGAGGATCTCTACGATGCTGAGGCTCTGGCCACAGCCTGCGACGCCTTCGCTGAGCAGCTAAATGGCCAGGCCTTTTCTGCAGATCGGGCAGCTGTAACATCCCTAGCCACTGTTCTTCGCGAGGATTACTCCAGCGGTATTTCGGATCGTGAAATTCACCAGCTGCTCGCTGAGGTAGGGGGAAATACCCCCAGCCCAGTTTCCCTGGCCCTGGCTAATCCCAACCTCGATGTGATTTATGATCCGGCACATATCATTCCGGGATCTCAGGTGTTGTGGTGGCGAGCCACCGCCGAGAAAACTGCGGCGGCAGATACTTTCAGCCAGTCTGAACTGGCGTTGATTCAGGAGATTGCAGGTGCTGGATCCATCCCGGTGGTGTTAAGTGCAAAGGTATTCTCTGAGTTGCAGGGTGCTACCCGTCTTGCGGCTTTGGCGCAGGCGCGCCGGGTTATTGCCGTGTGTCCCCAGCGGTTAGCAGGGGAGGAACTAGTAGTTGAGCACCCCTTGCTTGACCAGCTATCAGCGTTAATCCGTCGGCGAGGACTTCCGGAACCTCGGCGGGTGAGCGCAGAAGAAGTACTAGCTGATTCTTTGTCCGTTGTTCCTGGGGCTCACGCTCCCCGAACCCCTGATCTGCGGGGGGGGTGGAATTCCAGCCGGGGACTCAACTTCTGCCGGAGAATTTGTCATATTCTCAGCTCAGTACCCTATTGGCAGCACCTATAGAGTGGGTCATTGAAAAGGCGATGGGGATTGAGACAGGGGTGAGAGATCACCTAGCCAGCGGTAACGCCATGATTGGTACTCTCTTACAGCGCGTGGTGGAGTTGGCCATAACAACAAAGCGTTACACCGCAGAGGATTTAGGCGAGTTCTTTGACCAGGCTCAAACAGAGGTGGCGTTTAGCCTGGGGACTCGGGAGTCTGAAGCACGCAAAGCAGAGATTAAGCAACTCTGCGTGGAATCCATCTTCCAGTTCTTCGAAACTCTGAAGAAAGAGAATGCGGTGCCTGTTGCGGCAGAATATCCGCTGTACCAGGAAGATAAAGCAAAGCCATTAACGGTGCCGCTTCGTGATCCAGAAACCGGGGAAGAATTGCCTGATCACTGGGTGATTGACAGAATCAACGGCTTCGTTGACGTCCTCGCCGAATATCCCGACGGAGAACTCGGCATTTTTGATACGAAATACACCACCAGCGCTAGGCGCTATCCGGAGATGGTGGAAAATCTAGCTGATGCAGATGTCCACTCTGCTCTTCAATTGGCGGTATATGCCAGGAATTTCCCCATAGATAAGGAAATTCGACGCACCGGGTTTTGGATTTTCAGGCAAAAGGAACTTCTTTGCCCGGAGAACAATGACTCCAATGATCGGTTGTGGGAACGGGCTCTAGTGACGTTGGGGAAGCGTCTTGAGATGCTGCGTCGTGGAAAGTTTGAGGATCAGCTTTACCAGCAGTTGGTTGACCATAGAGAATCTGGGGAATCATTGGACGTCAATGCAATGAAGAAGATCTGCAACTCGGAACGTGACGTGGAAATTGAACACGGCGGTTTTATTCCAGAAGGCGGACAATACCGCCATTATGATGTCCTCACCGGCTTAAAGGGGGAATACGATGTCTAAAGAAACAAGCGATTTTTCTCACTACACAATTATTGAAGCAAGCGCTGGATCAGGGAAAACCTACGCTATTACCACGGAGCTTTCTCGTCTAATATCTCAAGGCGTTGACCCCTCACGAGTTATTGCTACGACCTTTACTAAGGCGGCGGCAGCAGACCTGGAACGACGCATTGGAGAGCGACTTCTGAGCGACGGCTTTGATACGCAAGCCCGACAACTTCCAGCGGCGTTAATGGGGACAGTGAATTCCATTACTGACACTATTGTGCGTCGGTTTGCCCTGGATTCTGGAATATCGCCAGACATAGCTGTTCTTGATGAGGTCAGCGAAAGCACCTTATTCCACGCAGCATGTGCCGGGATTATTGCTCAGGCGATGCAAGATCATCGTCCGTTATTGCGGCGTTGTGGCTATGGCATTGACGTGAGTAATAGCCGATATACGAAGACAGTGGCTCATGACTGGAATGCTGTTATTGAGGATATGATTAGTTTGCTGCGGGCTAATCGTATCTCTGGTGAGTCTAAGGACAAGCTCATTGAAAAATCCCAACAGTTGGTGGAGGATGCACTGAAACTTGCTATCCCTACGGCTCGGCGGGAGCAGTGGGGTACTAGTCGGGATATTGATGAGCAGCTGGCGCAGGCTTATGAGGATGTTCTGGTTCAAGCAGAAAACGGAACTCTGAATAAGAGAACTGCTGCTGTTGTTTTAAGTGATGAAAAAGCCTATCGGCGGGTTATTGAGAATCTGCGGGATAAGCCGCGAGAGAAATATAGTTGGCCGGAATTACTGAATATTCAGCAGATTAAGGTCTCTCAGTTGCCTGGGGCTAAGAAGACCATGGGTGCTCCGGTGCAGAAAATTATTCGGGAGCATTTTGCGCCTAGTGATTTTGAGGCTAATCACAATGTGAAGGTGGCCTCGCCTTATCTAGGTACGGCGGAGTTTATCTCTGATATGAAAGAGATCATTGCTCTTACTTTTGAGACGGCGTTTAGCTGCCTTGAGGCTTATGAAGCGGCGAAGAGTGCGGCGGGGTTGATTGACTTTACGGATCAAGAAGCTCGGACCTTAGATTTGTTGCTGGAAAAACCAGAGGTCAGGGACTGGATTCAAGAATCCTATGACATTCTTGTCGTGGATGAGTTCCAGGACACCAACCCCATGCAACTGGCTTTGTTCCTGGAAATTGGAAAGCTAGTGGATCAGGTTATTTGGGTTGGGGATACCAAGCAATCTATTTATGGTTTCCGTGGGTCGGATCCGGTGTTGATGAATGAAGCGGCACGGACAATTAATAGTCGATTAGACCACACGCAGGTGAGCCGCAATATTTTGAGTGATTCCTGGCGCACGGACGGGGTGCCGCTGCGTTTTAGTAATGAGTACTTTAAACGGGTATTTGATAATACCGAAAATGTCATTCTTAATATCCCTGAGCAACGGAAAGAACAGAACCCAGATATTGAGGAATCGGGGAGACTAGAGTTCTGGGAATTCACCAAAGTCGGAGATATTCCTGGAATTGTTGCCGAAGGGATCTCCCAGCTGCGTAAAGAGGGAGAAGAAGGCAGCATTGCGGTGCTGACTCGGCAAGGTGACACCGGTGTTGAGATTCTTCAAGAATTAAAGAGGCAGGGTATCCCGGCCACGGGTCCGGATATGCCAGTGGAAGAGAACTTGGAAGTGCTGCTGCTTCTGGCCGGACTTCGGTGGGTCGTGGACCAGCACGACACGGCGGCGCTGATGGAGATCATTACCTTGTGGCCGCAACATCCCGCCCACCGGTCCTGGTTTAGTGCATTGGCTGATGTCGCAGACAAAGCTGAGCGTCGAGC
This genomic interval from Corynebacterium poyangense contains the following:
- a CDS encoding UvrD-helicase domain-containing protein, giving the protein MSKETSDFSHYTIIEASAGSGKTYAITTELSRLISQGVDPSRVIATTFTKAAAADLERRIGERLLSDGFDTQARQLPAALMGTVNSITDTIVRRFALDSGISPDIAVLDEVSESTLFHAACAGIIAQAMQDHRPLLRRCGYGIDVSNSRYTKTVAHDWNAVIEDMISLLRANRISGESKDKLIEKSQQLVEDALKLAIPTARREQWGTSRDIDEQLAQAYEDVLVQAENGTLNKRTAAVVLSDEKAYRRVIENLRDKPREKYSWPELLNIQQIKVSQLPGAKKTMGAPVQKIIREHFAPSDFEANHNVKVASPYLGTAEFISDMKEIIALTFETAFSCLEAYEAAKSAAGLIDFTDQEARTLDLLLEKPEVRDWIQESYDILVVDEFQDTNPMQLALFLEIGKLVDQVIWVGDTKQSIYGFRGSDPVLMNEAARTINSRLDHTQVSRNILSDSWRTDGVPLRFSNEYFKRVFDNTENVILNIPEQRKEQNPDIEESGRLEFWEFTKVGDIPGIVAEGISQLRKEGEEGSIAVLTRQGDTGVEILQELKRQGIPATGPDMPVEENLEVLLLLAGLRWVVDQHDTAALMEIITLWPQHPAHRSWFSALADVADKAERRALLREWAQDPCFSTLSDVADNSARLSPKQAVQQVIDALDLRGYLSTLSNPESRYGALLGCVEAAEQWEDRHSSQGLPATASGFVSDITESGNFPTAKPARGPGNIVVSTMHKAKGLEWNTVITVLKNSGKRYLNSVWLEPAQSFDFDHPLHGREIRFLPATPLIQKNVEQSGKGVDVGAFYYEQLWDPELHPENFARRQADQDEEDRIRYVALTRSKTCTILCTSADGEALTTPRVEVEFGPDFLKLSSQKFGLDIVPVHKRVCSSEDEEKPDAVLPAPSPLPAWREEPQRPDNPIYSRFQPSRITLEAEQLAEVEVRTKASLGEPIPTAGGKVRADWLGEAVHSYLATPFAALSHAQQEALASEIVDRWKVAHHLSAEQLVSIGNRFSQWLATEYPDARIITEVPVRIRTEEGQVAQGWIDLLIEQPDGSLAVVDHKTYAGDNAEDHVRRKFAGQLLSYADAIEAVHQRRPEEIMIHLPLIGTMLSLKG